Proteins from a genomic interval of Stenotrophomonas sp. 24(2023):
- the folD gene encoding bifunctional methylenetetrahydrofolate dehydrogenase/methenyltetrahydrofolate cyclohydrolase FolD: MNATAAPHPARILDGRRIAEDLLDSLKVRVDARVAAGGSRPGLAVVLVGGDPASTVYVRNKRRAAEKVGIEAHDYDLPAGTTEAELLDLIDRLNADPKINGILIQLPLPGIPDARRLIQRIDPRKDVDGFHPENVGHLALREFGLRPCTPRGITTLLGHTDQPVRGRNATIVGVSNHVGRPMGLELLIAGCTVTSCHKFTPKDVLEQAVRNADILVVAVGRPGIVPGEWVKPGAVVIDVGINRLDDGRLVGDVGFEAAAQRASWITPVPGGVGPMTVATLMQNTLEAAEALS; the protein is encoded by the coding sequence ATGAACGCTACCGCTGCCCCGCATCCTGCCCGCATCCTTGATGGCCGCCGCATTGCCGAGGATCTGCTCGACAGCCTGAAGGTGCGGGTTGACGCGCGCGTGGCCGCCGGCGGCAGCCGCCCCGGCCTGGCCGTGGTGCTGGTGGGCGGTGACCCGGCCTCGACCGTGTACGTGCGCAACAAGCGCCGCGCGGCTGAAAAGGTCGGCATCGAAGCACACGATTACGACCTGCCGGCCGGCACCACCGAAGCTGAGCTGCTCGACCTGATCGACCGGCTCAATGCCGATCCGAAGATCAACGGCATCCTGATCCAGCTGCCGCTGCCGGGTATTCCCGATGCGCGCCGCCTGATCCAGCGCATCGACCCGCGCAAGGACGTGGACGGCTTCCACCCGGAAAACGTCGGCCATCTGGCCCTGCGTGAATTCGGCCTGCGCCCCTGCACCCCGCGCGGCATCACCACGTTGCTGGGGCACACCGACCAGCCGGTGCGCGGCCGCAACGCGACCATCGTCGGCGTGAGCAACCACGTGGGCCGACCGATGGGCCTGGAACTGCTGATTGCCGGCTGCACCGTGACCAGCTGCCACAAGTTCACCCCCAAGGACGTGCTGGAACAGGCCGTGCGCAACGCCGACATCCTGGTGGTGGCCGTGGGCCGCCCGGGCATCGTGCCGGGTGAGTGGGTCAAGCCGGGCGCGGTGGTGATCGACGTGGGCATCAACCGCCTGGACGACGGCCGCCTGGTGGGCGACGTCGGCTTCGAGGCGGCGGCCCAGCGCGCCAGCTGGATCACCCCGGTGCCGGGCGGCGTGGGCCCGATGACCGTGGCCACGCTGATGCAGAACACCCTGGAAGCGGCGGAAGCCCTGAGCTGA